One part of the Candidatus Angelobacter sp. genome encodes these proteins:
- a CDS encoding DUF1501 domain-containing protein: DNLPAFVVLTSGGGGQPLQTRYWGNGFLPGNHQGVLFRSQGDPVLYVSNPPGLSQTARRQLIDAMQELNRKQLGALGDPAIATHIENYELAFRMQTSVPELMDIAKEPKEILELYGAEPGKSSYANNCLLARRLAERGVRFIQLCHRDWDHHGGLPEGIKTQAKNTDRASAALIKDLKARGLLEDTLVIWGGEFGRTAYSQGEIRKDNFGRDHHPRCFTIWMAGGGIKPGLVLGATDDFGYNVVEDPVNVHDFHATLLHLLGIDHKQLTYRFEGRDYRLTDVSGEIVEKLLA, translated from the coding sequence GACAACCTGCCCGCGTTCGTCGTTCTCACCAGCGGGGGCGGGGGCCAGCCGCTGCAAACCCGCTACTGGGGCAACGGTTTTCTGCCCGGAAATCACCAGGGGGTGTTGTTTCGCAGCCAGGGTGATCCCGTGCTCTACGTGTCGAACCCGCCCGGCCTGAGCCAGACGGCCCGCCGCCAGCTTATCGACGCGATGCAGGAGTTGAACCGCAAACAACTCGGCGCACTCGGCGACCCGGCCATTGCCACGCACATCGAGAATTATGAACTCGCCTTTCGCATGCAGACCAGCGTGCCGGAGTTGATGGACATCGCCAAAGAACCGAAGGAGATTCTCGAACTTTACGGCGCGGAACCCGGCAAGTCATCCTACGCCAACAACTGCCTCCTTGCCCGCCGTCTCGCCGAGCGCGGCGTCCGCTTCATCCAGCTTTGCCATCGTGACTGGGACCATCACGGCGGACTGCCCGAGGGCATCAAAACCCAGGCGAAGAACACGGATCGGGCCAGCGCCGCGCTGATCAAGGACCTCAAAGCCCGCGGGCTGCTCGAAGACACGCTCGTGATCTGGGGCGGAGAATTCGGGCGCACGGCCTATTCGCAGGGCGAGATCAGGAAGGACAACTTCGGTCGTGATCATCATCCGCGCTGCTTTACAATCTGGATGGCCGGCGGCGGCATCAAACCCGGACTCGTGCTCGGCGCCACGGACGACTTCGGCTACAACGTCGTGGAAGATCCGGTGAACGTGCATGACTTTCATGCGACCCTGCTGCACCTGCTGGGCATCGACCACAAGCAACTGACGTATCGGTTCGAGGGCCGCGACTACCGGCTCACCGACGTCTCCGGCGAAATCGTGGAGAAGCTGCTGGCCTGA